The DNA window ATTATTATATGAATAATAAATCTACTTCCAAATTTGCCTCCTTAACAATAAAAATCCTTGATAAATCTGACCAATTTTATTAATAAAAAAAAATATTCCATCAAAAAATAATCAAAAAAAAATATCGTGATTAATCACTTTCCTACGATTATTTTATATAAACCAACACCAAAAATGAAAAGTTAATTTGTATACTGAATGTTGATTCCTACTCAAATAATTAATCAAAATAATTCATATAATCAAAAACGTATTTAAACCGTTTATTACAAACGTATACCAATACTAACACATTATAAAAAAAAACACCCCCCCATTGTGCAATTCATCCCCAACCTAGAAGAGGTTGGGGTATTCTTGCAATATTATGATAAATTGGCATGGTTAATTACCTCCAAATGGTGAATATTTAAATTATTTTCTGAATAATGCAGACATACCTGCAATCAGAATCAGTACAGAGCCGAGAATTCCCAGACGTGGCGTACCCATCAATACAAGTATTGCGGCAACTATGAATCCCACACCGGCAAATTCCAAATCCTTATCAACATAAAATACAGATATAAAACCTAAAATGGCACCGATAATGGACAGAACAGCTATAAATGAGTTTCCCTGCATGCCCCCGCTTTCTATGAAGATAATAAATGAACCGGAAATAATGCTTATAAATGAACCTAAAACACCTAAAATCTGTTCAAATGTTCTGGATGTGCTCTTTATTTTTTTCATGTTGATATATTAGATTTGCATTTTATTTATAATTTTATAAGTCCACAATCGCTTTAAGCATGACTCCGCCATTAACCTTGACTTCCATCTGGTGAAACGTGATGGCCTTGATTTCACAGTTCCTTTCATGAACATCCCAGTTTATCTCTTCACCTTTAATTAATGCCTTAAGCTTGAAAGCATCACCAGACCGTTCTATTTGAACGTTAAACTCACTGAATAGCATGAATTCGACCTCATGATAGAACAATAATTCCTCCAGATAGTCGTAAAGAAGTGACACCTCGTCTTCAGAGACTATTTCAAA is part of the Methanobrevibacter millerae genome and encodes:
- a CDS encoding archease: MKKFEYFDVTADIGFYACGNDLNEAFENAGLAMFNIISNTDKIKALKSIEFEIVSEDEVSLLYDYLEELLFYHEVEFMLFSEFNVQIERSGDAFKLKALIKGEEINWDVHERNCEIKAITFHQMEVKVNGGVMLKAIVDL